In one window of Myotis daubentonii chromosome 13, mMyoDau2.1, whole genome shotgun sequence DNA:
- the LOC132214632 gene encoding LOW QUALITY PROTEIN: F-box/LRR-repeat protein 5-like (The sequence of the model RefSeq protein was modified relative to this genomic sequence to represent the inferred CDS: inserted 1 base in 1 codon) → MAPFPEEADVFTAPHRRMRQLVGLYCDKLSKTNFSNNNDFRALLQSLYATFKEFKMHEQIENEYIIGLLQQRSQTIYNVHSDNKLSEMLSLFEKGLKNVKNEYEQLNYEKQLKERLEAFTRDFLPHMKEEEEVFQPMLMEYFTYEELKDIKKKVTAQHCSQKDTTELLRGLSLWNQAEERQKFFKYSVDEKSDKEAEVSDRSTGITHLPPEVMLSIFSYLNPQELXRCSQVSTKWSQLAKTGSLWKHLYPVHWARGDWYSGPATELDTEPDEEWVKSRKDESRAFQEWDEDADIDESESAEESIAISIAQTEKRLLHGLIHNVLPYVGTSVNFLYKHCTKLCRSFKHALLKFYFQR, encoded by the exons ATGGCGCCCTTCCCCGAAGAGGCGGACGTGTTCACCGCCCCGCACCGGCGGATGAGGCAGCTGGTGGGGCTGTACTGCGACAAGCTTTCTAAAACCAACTTTTCCAACAACAATGATTTCCGCGCTCTTCTGCAGTCTCTGTATGCTACTTTTAAGGAGTTCAAAATGCATGAGCAGATTGAAAATGAATACATTATTGGTTTGCTTCAACAACGCAGCCAGACCATTTATAATGTACATTCTGACAACAAACTCTCTGAGATGCTTAGCCTCTTTGAAAAGGGACTGAAGAATGTTAAGAATGAATATGAGCAGTTGAATTATGAGAAACAGCTGAAAGAGAGATTGGAGGCATTTACAAGAGATTTTCTTCCTCAtatgaaagaagaagaagaggttTTTCAGCCCATGTTAATGGAATATTTTACCTATGAAGAGCTTaaggatattaaaaagaaagtgacTGCACAACATTGCTCTCAAAAGGATACCACAGAACTCCTTAGAGGTCTTAGCCTGTGGAATCAAGCTGAAGAGCGACAgaagttttttaaatattctgtggATGAAAAGTCAGATAAAGAAGCAGAGGTGTCAGACCGATCCACAGGTATAACCCATCTTCCTCCTGAGGTAATGCTGTCAATTTTCAGTTATCTTAATCCTCAAGAGT GTCGCTGCAGTCAAGTAAGCACCAAATGGTCTCAGCTGGCGAAGACTGGATCGCTTTGGAAGCATCTTTACCCTGTTCACTGGGCCAGAGGTGACTGGTATAGTGGCCCTGCAACTGAACTTGATACTGAACCTGACGAGGAATGGGTGAAAAGTAGAAAGGATGAAAGTCGTGCTTTTCAGGAATGGGACGAAGATGCCGATATAGATGAATCTGAGTCTGCAGAGGAATCGATTGCTATCAGCATTGCACAAACGGAAAAACGTTTACTCCATGGCTTAATTCATAATGTTCTGCCATATGTTGGTACTTCTGTAAACTTTCTATATAAACACTGTACCAAGCTTTGCCGATCTTTCAAACATGCACTTctgaagttttattttcaaagatag